A window of Quercus robur chromosome 12, dhQueRobu3.1, whole genome shotgun sequence genomic DNA:
GTAACCCTCTTCAGGACGAGATCCCCGATgttgaaacgcctaggcttcaccatgGCGTCATATTGCCTTGCCATGAGATTTTTGTACCTTGCTGTCCTCTGTTCTACATCCATCCTGACCTTGCCAATAAGGTTAAGGTTAAGACGGAGCTGTTCTTCGTTTTCTTCAGCTTGATACTTCCTCACCCTGTGGCTCGTCATGTGTACTTCTGCCGGTATAACTGCCTCACTTCCATAGGCTAGTTTAAAAGGAGTTTCCCTTGTTGGAGTTCTCGCTGTCGTTCTATAAGCTCATAAAACACCTGATAACTCATCcggccatactccctttgccccttcgagccgagtcttgatgatcttcaacaaggatcggtttgctacttctgcctggccattggcctgtgggtgggagggtgaggagtaatggttcttcATTCCAAGCTATTCACAAAATTCCCTGAAAGGTGTGTTGTCAAACTGTCGTCCATTGTCAGACACTAGTACTCTAGGTATCCCGaatctgcatacaatgttcttccagacgaagttcttgacatTTTGCTGCGTAATTTTTGCTAAGGGTTCGGCTTCCACctattttgtgaagtaatctattccTACCACCAGAAACTTCATTTGCCGAGTTCCAGTCGGAAAGGGCCCCAAAATGTCCAATCCCCATTGCgcaaaaggccaaggggccATCATTGGCGTGAGATATTCTGCTGGCTGTCTGGGAACATTGCTGAAGCGTTGACATTGATCACATACTTTGACATATGCCTTAGCATCAGCTtggatggttggccaatagaatCCGTTACGAATGACTTTATGGACGAGTGATCTGGCTCCCGAATGGTTTCCGCATGCTCCTTCGTGAACCTCCCTCAACGTGTAGTTTGTCTCGTCCGGAGCCAAACATCTTAAGAGAGGCTGGAAaaaacctcttttgtataaCACTTTGTCCATAAGTACATACCTGGCTGATTTGACCCTGAGCTTCCTAGCttcgtccttctcttctggAAGCCTTCCGTCCTTCAAGTATGACACTattggggtcatccaatttccgTCACCCTCTATCTACAGCATTTCTGGAAGGTCTATACTTGGCATGTAGTGTACTTCATCCAAATCGTCTAACGCTTCATTCACAGATGCTTCCTTCGCCAGAATATCTGCTTCCATATTCTCTTCCCTcgggatttgaacaaaatcagcttttttgaatttctttacaAGGCGTACTaccttccttagatatttcttcattctgtcTTCTTTGGCTTCGCATGTCCCATTTACTTGGCCTATGACCAATTGAGAGTCTCCCAAGACAAGTATTGAGTCTGCTTCTACAGACTTGGCCAACTCCAACCCCTTTAAAAGGGTTTCATACTCCACTTCATTGTTAGTAGTCTAGTATTGCAAACAGGCCTTGTACTTTAATTTGTCTCCTTCTGGCGACTGTAAAACAACTCCTATTCCTCCAGCATACAATGTAGACGATCCATCTACATGGACGACCTATTTGTTATTGTACTCTCCTTCCCCAAGATCCTCGTGACTCGGAGTGAACTCTGCGATGAAATCTGCTAGGGCTTGAGCCTTTATTGCATTTCTCGGTTGGTACCGAATGTCGAATTTACTAAGTTCCACCGCCCATTGAATCAGCCGTCCTGCGGCTTCcagcttgttcattgccttcttaaGCGGATGGTTCgtcatgacattgatgacatgAACTTGGAAGTAATGTCTTAACTTCCTAGAAGCTATTATCAGTGCAAAAGCCAATTTCTTTATAAGTGGATACCTTCCCTCTGCTCCTCTGAGTGCTCGGCTAGTGTAGTACATATGTTTTTGTACTTTCCCTTCTTCTCTAATTAAAGCTGAACTTACGGCGTGTGGGGACACCACTAAGAATAGATACAGTTCTTCTCCTTGCACGAACGGACTTAATAATGGGGCAGCAGTGAGATAGTCCTTCAGGTCTTGGAAGGCCCTTTGACATTCGTCCGTCCATTCAAATGCCTTCCTGAGGACTTTgaagaaaggtaaacatttgTTTGTGGCTTTCGAAACAAATCTGTTCAAAGTAGCAACTCGTCCTGTGAGGAATTGGACTTCCTTGATACTCTTCGGTGGCTCCATGTCCAATATAGCTTGCATCTTGTCTAGATTCGCCTCGATTCCTCTTTGCGAAACCATGAACCCCAGAAAATTTTGCGACGATACTCCGAATGTACACTTActtgggttcaacttcatcttatatcgccgaagtgtttcaaaggtttcctATAGGTCGTCTAGATGGCTTCCCTCGTCTATACTCTTCacaagcatgtcgtcgacataaaccTCCACATTCCGTCCTATCTGTGGACGAAACATGTGATTTACCAACCTTTGATAAGTTGCCCCTACGTTCTTCAAaccgaagggcatcactttgtagcaaaacaagccttggctggtaatgaaagaagttttttcctgatcagcttcatccatcttgatctgattatatcctgagaaggcatccatgaagctcagcaactgatgGCCAGCCGTAGagtccaccaattgatcaatgcgtggcaaaggataactatccttgagacatgccttgttcaagtcagtgaaatctacgcacattctccactttccatttgctttcttcaccatcaccacattggctAACCAATCCGGGTAATAGACTTCCTTAATGAACTGTGTCGTGGTCAGTTTCTGAACCTCTTCCTTGATCGCCTTATCCCACTCAGGAGTGAATACCCTCTTCTTCTGACGAACAGGCTTAAAAAAGGGGTACACATTTAATCGATGAGTGATCACACTTGGGTCAATTCCTGACATGTCgtcatgactccatgcaaaaacgTCGATACTCTTTCTCAGGAACTGGATGAGGTCTTTTCTTGCCTTCTCCTTCATACCTGTTCAAATTCTGGTGAATTTCTCGGGATCATCTTCTTGCAAAAGAACATCTTCCAATACCTCTGTGGGCTCTGCAATAACCCTTATTTCCTCGATGCTCATTGTCTGCACCTGTTCGTCCAAAGCCATCATGGCTAAGTAGCATTCTCTAGCTGCCAACTGATCTCCTTGTGCTTGCCCTATCCCATACTCCGTAGGGAATTTGACTGATAGATGGTAGGTAGATGTTATCGCCTTCCAACTGTTCAGAGTTGGTCTTCCAATAATGGCATTGTATGAAGACGAACAGTCCACCACGAGGAAATTGACTTCCCTAGTTATCTGCTGCGGGTATGACCCTACCACTACTGGTAATGTAATGGTGCCTACGGGCTGCACCTTCATTCCTACGAACCCTATCAGTGGTGAGCAAACTGGACGAAGTTGATCCCGCCCAAGCCTCATCTGTTGGAAGGCAGGGTAGTACAATATGTCCGCTGAGTTTCCATTGTCAACTAACACTCTCCTGGTTGTATAATCTGCAATAAGCAGAGTAATGACAATCGCATCGTCATGCGGGTGATGGATCCTCTCAGCATCTTCGTTGGTGAAGGAAATGGCCGGCTTGTCCCTTGATCTCGTccttggtgatcgtccagaGAGCTGGACGTTTTGCACCACTTTGAGATATGTCTTCTTCGACTTGGAAGATTGCCCCATCGAGTTTCCTCCAACGATAATCCTTATCTTTCCTAGTGGGGGCCGGGACGATTCctccatttttcctttcaacttCTCATCTCTATAATCCCTTCCAACGAAGTGCctcagctttccttgtctaataagaTTCTCAATCTGTTGCTTCAGGTCATAACATTCATCCGTGTCATGCCCATGGTCCCTGTGGAAGCAACAATATTTACTCTTATTGCgcttattgggatctcccttcatcttctctggCCATTTTAGGGAAGGGTCGCctttgatttgcatgagcacCTGATCAAGTGGAGCATTCGGGGGTGTATAGTTCTGGCTTCTTCCCAAAGGACCCGTCTTCCTGTTATCTCGTTCCTTCTTATCTTccgtccgtcccttctttggacgagggccTTGTTCTGAGTGGCGTGCTGGATGTGCTTCCATCCTTTcagctcttttcctcttcttggctatgatcGCATCTTCTGTATTCATGAAGTTCTGAGCCGAATGGACAAGCTCAGCCATAGTTTAAGGCTCCTTCTCATATAGCTTGTGGATAAATAAATCAGAATTAATCCCATTGTGGAAGGCTGCCAGTAGAAGCTTGTCGTCCACCTCATCCACACTaagggcttctctgttgaagCGAGTGATGAATGACCGCAGGCTTTCATTCTCCCCTTGCTCTATGGTCAACAAGCTGGACGAAGAACGCTTGTGTCTTTGT
This region includes:
- the LOC126708220 gene encoding uncharacterized protein LOC126708220; translated protein: MAELVHSAQNFMNTEDAIIAKKRKRAERMEAHPARHSEQGPRPKKGRTEDKKERDNRKTGPLGRSQNYTPPNAPLDQVLMQIKGDPSLKWPEKMKGDPNKRNKSKYCCFHRDHGHDTDECYDLKQQIENLIRQGKLRHFVGRDYRDEKLKGKMEESSRPPLGKIRIIVGGNSMGQSSKSKKTYLKVVQNVQLSGRSPRTRSRDKPAISFTNEDAERIHHPHDDAIVITLLIADYTTRRVLVDNGNSADILYYPAFQQMRLGRDQLRPVCSPLIGFVGMKVQPVGTITLPVVVGSYPQQITREVNFLVVDCSSSYNAIIGRPTLNSWKAITSTYHLSVKFPTEYGIGQAQGDQLAARECYLAMMALDEQVQTMSIEEIRVIAEPTEVLEDVLLQEDDPEKFTRI